Below is a genomic region from Bacteroidales bacterium.
TATGATAAAAATAATGGTATCCAAATATCGGAATTTACCCCGGGTTCGGGAGTTGTAACTTCGGATAATGAGGTATTTTTTGGTGGAAATAACGGCTTTGTTTCTTTTTATCCGCATCAGATAAAAATCAACAATTATGTTCCGCCTGTTTACATCACAAAAGTATTGGTCAACAATCAGGCATTGGGGGATCATGTTTTGGGAAATCCACTTAAACTCAACTACAAACAATCCAACATTACTGTAGAATTCAGTGCCCTGAACTATATTTACCCCGATCTGAACAAATATGCCTATAAACTGGAAGGATTCGACAAACAATGGAACGAGGTAGGAAATCGCCGTACTGCATATTACACAAACATACAACCCGGCAGTTATACTTTTCATGTAAAAGGTTCTAATAACGACGGCCTTTGGAATGAGCAGGGCGCCGTTTTGTCCGTAAGCATCAGTCCCCCGCCCTGGAATACATGGTGGGCATGGTTCATTTATGTATCGATCGTGGCAACGGGAATATTTCTAGTCGTGCGATCTTCGCGGATCAGGACACAATTACGGAACAATATCCGTATCAAACAAATCGAACAGGAAAATATGGAGGAACTACACCAAACCAAAATTAAACTGTTCACCAATTTTTCGCACGAATTACGTACTCCGCTTACGCTGATTTTGACGCCGTTGGAAGATATCCTGCAAAACAACGGACTTTCTCCCAAACTGCATGATGCATTACGGCTAATGCACAAAAATGCCAACCGTCTGCTTTACACGGTAAGTCAATTGATGGATTTCCGCAAAAAAGAATCCGGGCATCTACAGCTGAAAGCAGCAAAAGGCAATATTGTGAAATTCACCAACGAAATATTCATTGCTTTCAATGAACTGGCGCATTCACGGAATATTGATTTCAGTTTCGTATGTGGGATAGAAAACCAGCAACTCTGGTACGACCGGGATTTGCTGGAAAAAGTATTATTCAACCTATTGTCCAATGCCTTTAAAAACACCCCTAATGGAGGAAAAATCGTATTTACGCTTTCATTAGTAAAAATAAATTCGTTAAAGAGGAATTTTGGCCCGAAAGTCGATCAACTTCCTGTATTGGACGATTTTGTCTTGATATCCGTCAGTGATACCGGAACGGGCATTCCCGATGCAGAGTTGGAAAAGATCTTTAACCCCTTCTATCAGGTACATCAAAAAGGAATACCCCAGCCATTCGGCACGGGCATCGGGCTAAATCTCAGCAAAGGCGTGATAGACCTGCATCATGGAGCAATTTGGGCAGCCAATGTCCCCGATTCAGGTGCCATATTCCGTATTGTATTACCGGTTGGAAAATCGCATCTGAAGGAAAGCGATCTGGAACCTGATTTCAAAAATAGTGAAGATTCGAGCCATTATTCGATTGCCGACACACTCGATACGGCATTACCCTCAAATACGGAAATGCCTGATGAAAAACCCGCTCACTCCGTATTAATTGTGGAGGACAATGCGGATGTACGGCATTATATACATTCACATCTCGGCAAATATTATATTACTTACGAAGCTGAAAATGGAAAAGATGCTTTCGATATCGCTGTGGAGCAACTACCCGACCTGATCGTCAGCGACATTATGATGCCTGTAATGGACGGAATAGAATTGTGTCATCGGTTGAAAAACGATTTGCGGACAGGTCATATTCCGGTGATCCTGCTTACGGCACGGGTAACGGTAATGCAGGTACAGGAAGGCTTCGAAATAGGCGCAGATGATTACATCACCAAACCGTTTAATGCCGGACTGCTGGTAACGCGTATCAAAAACCTGATCGCTTCTCGGGAACGGTTGCGGGAATTGTTCGGACAAAAGTCATCTTTTGCTTTTCCCGAATTACCCACCTCGTCGGTCGACAGCCGTTTCATGGATTCGGTATACAAATACATCAACGACCATCTTGCCGATCCGGATCTGAACATGGACGATTTCTGCAAAGAAATCGGGATGAGCCGGTCAAACTTCTACCGCAAGATAAAGACCCTTTCCGATTTAACTTCTAATGAGTTGATCCGTAATACCCGTTTGCAGTTTGCTGCGAAATATATCAGGGAAACAGATATGTCCATTTCTGAAATTGCTTATAATGTGGGATTTTCAAGCCCATCTTATTTTACAAAAACATTCAGGACATATTTCAAAATGGCGCCAAGTGAAATGAAAGAAGGAAAGGATCAGGCTCAATAAAGTTTATTTCTGTGAAACAACACTGACCCAATCGAAATTTCAACCCATTTGAAAACAGATTAAAACAAATGGCTGATTGACAACACAAACGCTACCATCGTTCAAAAAACTGCTTCAAAAGCGAGTAAAGAAAAACGATGAGTTTTTAGAGATTCCTCTAACGGATTACATTGATCTTTCACTATTTTGTTACATGAAAACCGTATTGTTCGTTTTTCCATATCCTCATCTGATGATTTCATAACATGTAGATTAATAAAATATTAAGAATATTGACACAATTTTACAAGCATTCGGGACAAAAATGATATGTATGTTGGAATAAATCATATTGATTTGTATCATCAAAAAGCCAGAATCATGAGACATCTTGTGTCATTTATCTTTTTATTCCTGATTTATCCGGGTGTTTGTTTTTCCCAATATCCTGTTCAGAGCAGCCTGGTTTACCCGGATGCTGATGGGAAACTTGTATATCAACCTTACACGGATAAAGGCGATATTCTGCCCGACTTTTCGTGGTGCGGGTACATGGGCGGAGGAGTGGACCTTCCCGAGTTCCCTGTGGTGGCAACCGTCAAATGGAACAACCGTGAGGATGATACCCCCTACATACAGGCAGTGATCGACTCGGTAGCGAAATTGAAAACAAATCATAATGGTTTACGGGGAGCTATCCTGATAAAGAAAGGGATATACCGCATTGCCTCGCCT
It encodes:
- a CDS encoding response regulator, producing the protein MLKKPVVFFIILLCPYFVFSQRDKVQFEHLSVKDGLSQLSVVSLFQDSQGFMWFGTRNGLNKYDGYNFHIFRESDQDNYISNGHIECMAEDQKKRLWVGTRRGLNRYDTDSCHFIQYYRTENDSSISDNNVICMLKDYRGTLWLGTARGLNRYLPATDNFERCTFKGLSPDLTIYALAEDHDENLWIGTSNGLFVYNSHTKEIQVYKHDPLNNRSIAHDRISALFCDSKGRIWVGFHQQSLCLYNTENNDFKYFGKNDGLNENIRCIEEDKENNILVGTFDGLSFYDERNKRFTSAYNSGNNDMVPMSNFSVYDVLCDRAGTVWVGTYSGGVSYYSAYNQRFRFHDPGMQGKMLFGIIGPTVEHTTGMWIGTEGGGLLFFDRNDGSYTYFRLPAASQRAFSRNIVKSLLIDGDYLWVGSTHNTIYRFDIQKRRFDQSISPSWGNIQYTMLRDDNKNLWIGASGGNALGYLSDDGQQTHPLPLKNGQVFNPSNVRCMLEDSTGLFYIGSSSTGLYFYNSHTKTQKRYSHRANDDTSLASDRITSICKTKDNRILWISTHGGGISRLNMATGQFDNYDKRHGLASNTVYAIVEDRDGKLWLSTAAGISRFDPATKTFSNYDKNNGIQISEFTPGSGVVTSDNEVFFGGNNGFVSFYPHQIKINNYVPPVYITKVLVNNQALGDHVLGNPLKLNYKQSNITVEFSALNYIYPDLNKYAYKLEGFDKQWNEVGNRRTAYYTNIQPGSYTFHVKGSNNDGLWNEQGAVLSVSISPPPWNTWWAWFIYVSIVATGIFLVVRSSRIRTQLRNNIRIKQIEQENMEELHQTKIKLFTNFSHELRTPLTLILTPLEDILQNNGLSPKLHDALRLMHKNANRLLYTVSQLMDFRKKESGHLQLKAAKGNIVKFTNEIFIAFNELAHSRNIDFSFVCGIENQQLWYDRDLLEKVLFNLLSNAFKNTPNGGKIVFTLSLVKINSLKRNFGPKVDQLPVLDDFVLISVSDTGTGIPDAELEKIFNPFYQVHQKGIPQPFGTGIGLNLSKGVIDLHHGAIWAANVPDSGAIFRIVLPVGKSHLKESDLEPDFKNSEDSSHYSIADTLDTALPSNTEMPDEKPAHSVLIVEDNADVRHYIHSHLGKYYITYEAENGKDAFDIAVEQLPDLIVSDIMMPVMDGIELCHRLKNDLRTGHIPVILLTARVTVMQVQEGFEIGADDYITKPFNAGLLVTRIKNLIASRERLRELFGQKSSFAFPELPTSSVDSRFMDSVYKYINDHLADPDLNMDDFCKEIGMSRSNFYRKIKTLSDLTSNELIRNTRLQFAAKYIRETDMSISEIAYNVGFSSPSYFTKTFRTYFKMAPSEMKEGKDQAQ